CCCTTGTGTTCATTGCCTCGCACCATCcagctacctctctgtcaatagagtgacttaattctgaattaaccacctgctcctgcatcaactcagtctcaagatattcctggaccagggggttaataacatcgatagcatgcaaattttcaacatctaatggtttcttcattgcttcatcgatgctgaatgtatatttctccccattataatccaggcatatggtcccatcaaaaacatcaattatagtcttagcggtacggagaaaaggtcttcctaggagcactccgctagactcggcagattcattatcactcattttaattaCATGGAAATCGGtcggatacagaaaatcatgcactttgacaataacattttctaaaactccttctggacaaatgcacgacctatccgctaattggattaccacctttgtatctaccatccctactcctaccagcttcttgtaaacggaaagcggtaaaacatttattgatgCCCCTAGAtcgcacatagcatgctcaattctgacatcaccgattgaaatgggtaaggtggacatacctgggtcagtgcatttTGATGGCATCCAtcgcttctgaattaccgctGATACATTTTCTCCAATCAGAATCTTCCCACTTGCAGCTTCAGAGCCTGCAAGAATGGTAAGTTGATctccaactttccaaagatatccataaaatccactggttcatccttcttcttagtAGCTTCTCCTCGGTGTGGAAACGGTTTCACTTGTTTCGCTGCACTTGTAGAATCCTTAGCTGAAAATTTGCCCGGATCCCtccttattacttcattttctacttCCGGCTCTGGGGTTTAGGAAAAATGGGTCAGCCATACTGGGTAAAGGTCTCCCCAAATCTCCTGCCCTAAGGTCATCTTTTCTAACAGGACTGCTTCCCTCTAAGTTCCCGGGCCTAGAGGTTGTACCTTCTTCCTCCTTGCCTTCAGTGGGGTTTGTCTCCTCATTCGCCCTCATCTTTGGACCTTCATAACCTTTCCCGGACcttaaagtgatttgactgatgttagctctatcCGGTAATCTcactgaggcgggaatcttgccttcattctctcgcatctcgctcaaggacGTAGCTATTTGTGACAGCTGTTTcgccagcatatccattgccgccttttgctcctgctgagcgtcctgaagcttgtggactacgtcattgttcgaatgcaagttgttctgcatatgctgctgagaactgacgaggtcatGCACCATTTCATCCAGATTCCTTGGTGTCTTAGAATTGGGTTGACTGGGCTCTGGGCCTGTACTCGGATTCGACCCACTCACTTGATTCTGGCGAatgtttccttgacctcctgaattATTGTTATACAGATTTCCTAGTCCTTGGTAAGTggtttggaaattcctttggtaCGGTGGTACATAGGAGTTCCCTTGATGGTTTTGGTTCCTGTTCCCCCAATTCGAatgatctccctggttccgattgttccagttgccctgcccttcttgattccttccagaccagttaccctgcctctcagtctgaggtgcaaactggacattctgttgtggtgctggctggctctgttcgttgtcagaccatctaaaattgagatggttcctccagggtgcgtcTCTCTGTCTTCCTGGGTTCCAACTCCCTTCGGAATTCCAACTACCCATCGCATTTACCTGGGTCTGGTAATCTCCTTCGTGAGGACCGTAATATTGTTGAGGTGAATTTCTCCTGGACCTGGAGacctttctttttcttgtggGGCTGGTGGGTTTGTTTTCTCGATTGCATTCaacagtgctttctcaagcctatctattcttgCCTCGACTCTCTCGTCTTCTTGCTCTCTCAGCACATTTACAGATCCTCTCCTTATGACATTCCTCGGGCTGTCGTATGCCTTTTTAGCCTCTATCAACTTTCCcagaatctctcttgcctcgctACCCTTCttctttgtaaaatttcccccgctcgaggagttcatcaattCCTTCAACTCGaggtttgctccttcatagaacaaataataaatctctgcctcgatcattctGTGATTCAGGTAGGCGTCCAGCAACCCCTTGAATCGTGACCAATACTGGCTCAACGACTCGTCGTAgtcctgcttgcattccactatctccttcttcagagcattTGTCTTGTTGGAGGGAAAaaataatctaggaactccaatttaaagtccctccatgtaggcatgcacaagggtcgggaaccgtcggttccggcccgaaccggcgggtaAAGGGTCGAGAAAtccatgaacctgaaccggcccgcctagctcccggcggttccggttccggttccggttcaaaaaaccggtggtttacgcggcggttcaaaacggccggttttcggcttgaaccgccggttccgggctggttcgacaaatttttttatttttattttttgcatttttcaacttttcaattttaatcaaattacattacacttttcaagtttgtttttgtatgaaatgtgagtaaataaaattgaaaagaatacgactaaagttgcaattttattgaaattgcatgtttacaaattacacgttacaagttacaacaattacaaattgaaaacatatggcggtcttgaagtcttaaacaaaatttaaatacaaatgagactactagtgaagaactaattacaaatgacaagaaacgacgttgaagttcttaaacgtataagtgtattatatatatactcttaaccggcgaagaagatctttctacataactaaattaaggacacatttagcaattcaactttaaatgttgagtttcgtctaacaatcaacaattatagtagaattgtcaaaagtttccctcatttagccgtatagagaaatatacttcatcgactagagtatatacaaatacaattatgtaattgtatttgcatatttttaaagtaggaattaatgggaacaaaaagaaataaaagaaaaaggacttgagctcaacttaaattaaaaatttaagttgaggtgcctacgtatcccaattgctcatttgcattagggaatcaaagtccacgtagttctcttaccttacttacctatttggcttggccggcggcggttgacggttggcctaatctttatccccggtgaattcatcttgtgatccctcttgacgatcattccaatcattttcttgttctcggacatcagctttggcccaatcatcaagtaacatcacggcttccatatttttcgccgagagcttacttcttgattcatccaaaacgggcgagccaacactaaaagcggactcgacggcgacggtggaagccggaacagaaaaaatctccttggccattgaagcaaggatgggaaaatctttctcgtgggttccccaccaatcgaggacgtcgatttgggcgggaggagtaggaccttcatcaccaaaggaaaagagtgattcaaaatataaatctaattcactgaccatacctgaggaccttccgccggtgctgtagttgtataggtcggctagttgggattgcgcgtcggggtcatcataatcggcttgaaatgcaaagccatagttatgttgtggaggagggggtcttctgacttggtgagtggtgttatacttggtttcatattcggtgtagagagagcgcaagttatactcgaggttttgttgcacaactgacCGGTCCTAAACCGCcggtgttatacttggtttcataatCGTCTTTATGACCGGTTTTGCAGACCTAAACACTGACCCTAcgacctagcctctgaaaagttgccggaaccgtcggaaaccggctcccgaaccgccggtttaccccgataaaccgccggtttaccccacaacccggcggtttaccccgcaaaccgccggttccaacggctatcctaaacccctacgcgaaccctacgaacccctaacctacgaaaaactgttcgaccctttgaaccggcagttcgaaccgccgaaccgccggttttgaaccgccggttcacggttcaatatATTACCGAACCTGAATcggcccttccgacccttcaacccgcctgccggttcaaaccgccggttccgggcccggttccaattcatgaaccggcgggcccgaaccggcggttaaccgccgggccgggccggtttgtgcatgcctacctccatgtgcggatagaaacTGGGGGTGACCTTAATAACCGCGTGTTGGCTTCCCCTTTCAAGGCAAAAGGAACCGCGCGCATGCGATAATCCTCCTCCGTTGCATCAtttggcctcttctgaatgctacacaatttgctgaattcatttaaaaactcATACGGGCACTCATTCCTACGCCCAGAGAATGTTGGTAGGATGCCGAGCACgttcgtcttgatctcaatggcTCTCTAgcgcggattcatcactatagcttgggctggctcaccatctagatgggcagtgagcaaaccaatctccggatctggaTCGACTACGTGTGCCATTTCTCCGATTTCTGTCTCCTCTGTATCTGTCTCTAAAGATGATttgggatcctcccttcctgacgaattccaatcctcttcactttctgaaccaaacggaaatggatctcccgtagataaccctgatctggtggtgatCGTAGATGCTGTGTCATTGACCTGCCAAGTAAACCGATCGTATCTCCACCCAGACGAGTTACCCCAGTTtccaaaccgtgagcctctcctcataaactgcaaataaaggaaaaagaaaaatcaaaactatatacgccaaaatctctaaacacaatcacaaattacgccatctatccccggcaacggcgccatttgaagagaaGTTGACTCGAGCGATGTGTGTTCTGttgttctaggtcgagctactaaCTCCAGTGAATCCACTAaatcactaggtctaggaactcaagggaatatagaagactcagtcgttggacacacaagcTCGtgcttcaaagatccctcaacccgttatactatagactagtatagagaagcagaggtcgatcccacgaagatggacacgtaagaaagcatctaaaGACTTTGGTCTAGAAAGcgactgctgccacgcaaattgggttgaggttaactactattagacctaggcacaaaatcaaacactagacctaggaactgTAAACATCACGCTGGCAACGAACATTAAAAATAACCAACTAACTCCCTAGACTGAGCAAACAACTTCCTACTATAGCCAAACAGAAAGCGagtaacagtggggaccatattccAGAAATAACAAGTACGGACGAAAggctgcaactaactaactagggatttaactaacaacaacaTGTGTCTCATTAGCTGaatcaaacacaaacatgaagaaaacagatcacgaacccagattcaaacagaatgtgAAAATTCGGACGTTGGAAACTTGGGACTAGCCGGAAATAAaatagatctacataaactagacggaatgaaacgaaAATACGAAAGCTAGGCATCAACTCCGATCACCCAATTTCAGATCCAACcgccggatgcttaatccactctggatccaagctttccgaacccaacaacaaacaaaatcaactccataacttcagATTCGAACGATCTGCTCTGATCAACACAGAATCAAACATCCCATTCCGCGGCATCatcaaactcaaaataaatgGCATCCGTGATCGAAattaatcaacaactcaaatacagaaacaaaaatttcataaacaaCGGTGATGCAACAGCAAcagggccgagcttcgaacggcgaagctcggtgaaattcacgatagtaaagtaaaatgaaagcgattaaattgtttcttcgccctctgtaaggacggtgttacccaactatTAACTAGCAAAATAAACACGAGAATTCTCCCACAATTTCCCCATGAAACCCAAAAGTATGTAGAAGTGAGCGAGCTAGAGCTGCAATCTGGTCATCAGGCCTCCACCCGAGAAGGTCCCCTCTGATTGCATGCTTTCTTCTTTGTATAGGTGCGGACATAATCTtgtagaagccttcgtagaaatctccattctacccttcagctcaTTGATTTCCTCCGTCTAGTAACTTTTCTTCAAAtcgctcacttattcgccagtttccttggaccatgcaaatttccttttcctttcctgggtctggcgaaaatcttctacatacctggcttaaaacatatGTTAGACCCCGCAATTACGAGAATTTTACCCTAcaacccatgcatgaaattagccttatcaatacTCATTGGAGAGCTGTCAAACGTATCTTGAGATACTTGTCAGGGACTTCAGATTTTGGAATTCAAATTCATAAGTCCAATGGTTTCTTGTCTGCCTTTTTCTGATTCTGATTGGGCAGCAGACTTGGATGGTAGAAGATCAACCACTGGTTTCTGCACTTACTTTGGAAGCAGCCTCATTTCTTGGTGTGTGAAGAAGCAAACTGTTGTGGCTAGGTCTAGTACTGAGGCTGAGTATAGGAGCTTGGCTCATGCTGCAGCTGAGGTCACTTGGCTTAGTTCTGTTCTTGGTGAGTTGAAAATATCAACTAAGTCAGAACCTGTGATCTGGGTGGACAACTTAAGTGCCATTGCACTAGCCTCAAATCCTGTCTTGCATGACCGTACTAAACATATTGAGCTTGATATTCACTTTGTCAGGGACAAAGTTCTAAACAAAGATATTGAACTGAGGCATGCTCCTACTCAAGACCAAGTGGCTGATATAATCACTAAGCCACTTGGACAACAACCTTTCTTGAAGCTGAGAAACAAGCTCGGTACAGTTTCTCTAGCCTCACTCAGGTTGAGGGGGGGATGTTAGAAGTAAGatcttgatcaagccatcgatgCATGAGAAGGAGATtagcttgatcaagtcatcgaTCAAGCCATCGATGCATGGGAAGAAGATTAGCTTGATCAACCAAGAAggagatggcttgatcaagccatcgatcAAGTGTGTTGAACGAGATGGCTTGATCACGCCATCGATCAAGCGTGTTGATCGTGGTCATAATGGCGGCCAACTTGATCAAGCCATGAATCAAGCGGTGGACCAAGGTGTCAAGCCACTGGACCTCACTGTACGTTGCTTCGATGCGAATGCGACAAAGAAGATTGAAGCACGTGCTGTGCAAGGAGAGCCACGAGCTGGAGCCAAGGACAAGCCAAGCAAGACAGCTAAGATGGAGGATCACACTTGTACTTGGAGAGGCGTGTTGATACGTGGATTAAAGAAGAAGGAATCGTTGCAGAGTTAGTTTTGATTAACGTTGTTAAAGTATGATTTGCCTTGTACTATGGAGATTAAGGAGAGATTCTAGATCATTCCAATATGCACTATATGTAATAGGATCTGGCTGTAAgttaatcaatcaatgaaacCGTAGCTGAGGCTCTTTACCATCTATTTTGAGTTATGTCCATTTACATTTTTCTTCGCATGGTTTTGCATAGTTCTTTACATCTTCTTCCTGCGTGTGTGACAAGAGAAAGCAAGACATCGTAAGTTTACTTGATGAAAATTAGCACCTGGGAAATATCCTTCATTATATGGATATCAATTGATAGTCTCAATAATCTTGAAAACTCGTCAAAATGGTGTTGATTTTAGAGCAGTGGCGAGTTCACTATTATGCTGTTTCTTCCTGTTAGTAATTACAATGCGAAGCTCCTCCCTATGGATGCATACAAATTGTGTGGCATCTTCAGGCatgttggaaatattgcagcCTTTACACGGACAAACACTTACTATTACATAAGAACAACAAACTAGAatgtaaataaaacaaagtaaatacaataaaagaacaagatgcaaactatggttttcttcaagtcgagtcgaggtatccctctctccgcaagacgagatacgcaccggctagtgctcacggattggcgcaacgtccccaaagatgaaacgactttcctcctaccgagttgaagcacctcaaactcgcaGGCACCGACGAACTtcaattggaggcgagaactgagcaatgcaatgctcctaatgcGAATTAGAATGcttgagctagagagaagagagaatgatttgttggtgtTCTTTTCTCTCTACAACTATATGCCTTATATAGGCACAAAAGAGGACATGGaaggtcttgataataattcACCATTAAGCAAACCATTATGCAAAAGGTGGTTACAAGAGATGGAAAGCCAAAGGATTGGCCacatcaaaaatttcctcaTGTTACACGTTTCTTACAATCCCCCATATTGGTTAGAGCACTGCAAGCTCAAACTAACACAGGACGTGTATGCATGCATGCAGATTCTTCTGCTCAGTTATCGAGAAATGATACTGcatttggagaggtaacttgtgattttgaaccttccatggtcaacactatcggacataccggcgggctagtggacgcaatgccttgaactattcctccttggtgtatgcctagtcaatagcatcaacacaatattgtctcaactccatcagttctcacgtttgtcaccgtttcggccgtggaacacctttttggaattcataagtgactcacacacacgaagcggcctcacttctcacttacataggtgattctttcatgagtatcatgccatactgcatctccttgagatttcaagaaatcattaaaagtcaaaagacttaacctcttaccacgtgcaggttacaacactcaatactttctaaagaatgggcgaagattaaaatcttctgagtgttacagttagatttgtatagcttcgttttcccattgaaccaatcccatgggatctccaatcgtatggttgggttaccactatactcatcttttaagatgtggttttcagtcccattccttttagcaatttatgcatttgatcacggtttaaaccttttgttaacggatccactaagttatccactgaccttacatagtcaactgtgataacactacttgtgatcaattgcctGACGGTAAtatgtcgtcgacgaatatgtcgagacttaccattgtataagccactatgtgctctccctatagctacttggctatcacagtgtatcactactgtcggcactagcttcttccaacatggaatatcttctaggaagtttctaagccactcggcttcttcccctgctttatccaatgcgataaactcagattccatggtggaacgagcaatacacttctgtttcgttgatttccacgagacagcaccacccccacaGTTAGGCGTGCACAAACCGAACTGGCCCGgcagttaaccgccggttcgggcccgccggttcttGAACCGAAACCGGGaccagaaccggcggtttgaaccgtccggcggGTTGCCGGTTCCAACGGGCAGGTTCAGGGTCGAAGGATGCGTGAACcgagaaccggcggtttacgcaTCTAAAACGCCAGAATCTTCACAAACAACCTCTCCAACTCCACCACCCAATAAACCATCTAAAACGCCAGAATCTTAATAGCGAAATGGGACCCCAACCAAAATTTACCTCCATCTTCCACAAAAACAACCCTAAGCAcaagaattaaaaaattcaatctttataTATGTGTTATTGTGAGATTTGTTCAAAAAAAGTTGGGGGTCTTTTTCAGCTCAAAAACTCAAACGGAAGGAAGAGGGAAACTGGATCTCAGTCCACCCAACCAAATTCATCAACCATGTAATCAATCTTTATATGTGTTCGTGATTGCCAAGACTCACTTGTTTCATCAGTATTCTTGTTGCCGACATGGCAAGCTGCATGCTACACTCTAGCAATCTAATAACTTAGTGTTGGAAAATGTGAGCTATTTGCGTTGCAATAAATCAATTCTTCACAAATCCCTCACCAGCACATAAGCTTTTATCCATACACGTTCACCAAAAATCACCATATAATATACAGAAATCATGGCTTTAGACAAGTGCTCATAACTCAAACTTATTATTTTCAAGCATTGATCATCGGCATCGCGCCCTATACTCGAAATTGGATTTATGAAACTAGCAACTTTCTCCCAATATTCAATCTCCCTAGATGATTTTCGAAGATGCCCCCCAATTACAACAATTGACAGTGGAAGTCCTTGGCATCTTTGCACTATCCTTTTCCCAATCTCCTCTAATTCAATAGGGACAAAACTGCTCCCAACTTTCATCATCGCCTAAAAACCTCGTCTCCAAAAGGGGAAGAGCTCAGAATGAGTAAATGCTCGTAGTATCACAAAATATCCTTTTTTTGGATTagttttatatagtactccagTAGTTAGTTGCTGTTTATATACTTTTTCATTTGTGGCAGTGTTAATTTTGAGAGAACAATTTAATATACCATCgaacattaatttatttatataaaaaaaatatgtatatgtacAAGAGAAAGCTCCTGCAAGCATGTAGTGGATATGGTAGGGTTTAAGCACGACACTCAGGGGGAAAGCCGGCGGGGAAGCGCTTAGCATCGGAGCAGTAGTTGTAGATCATGAAATTCCTCTGGACCCATCTGAGTTTGGCTTGGTTGATGCTAGAATCCAAATGGAGAGGCATCCACGCCATGTACCCAAAGTTTGTATACGCAGCGGTGAAGGGAGCCCTGCTCCAATCAGTCTTGATCAGCCCACCTCTCGTCGCCCATTCATCCGCATTCCATATGCTTGAATACAGCCTCATTGCCTGCCCTTTTGGGAATGCCACTCCCATCTTCTCCAAATTCTTGAACTCCCTTATCGGCACGTTGTCCACTGAGAACCTGCCAACAAATCACAATACTCATCGTTTCGCATCAATCAAATTGATAACAAGAATTTGGGCAGACAGACTTACACAATAGTTTGTGGAGTCCAAAGGATAGAGTAAGTGTGGAAATCGGCAGTGGGATCGAACCACACACGAAACTGCTGCTCTCTGTCGCCCTTCCCTTGCGAGTACACATTTGTGTGTATCGTGTACGGCTCGCCGCTCAAGTTCCCCAAGAACTCGAAATCTATTTCGTCGTGATTCGCCCCTTGTGACGACAACTATATACATACAAGGTCGCGttttaataaaatactactagtgGTATAGATGAGTTGGTTGAATGGATACTTACGTAATAAGCGGTGACAGTTCCGGCGGAATTTCCGGGCACAAGCTTGAGCTGCATGTCGATCTTTCCGAACAAGTACTCCTTCTTCGACTGGAAGCCCGAACCAGAGGTGGAGTCTAGAGACAGAGTGAGAAGCTCGCCGTTGTTCACAATTTTTCCCCTGCCTCCGCCCCATGTGATGTCGAAATCTTCAAAGTAATTGCTGCCGTAAACCGCCGCTGTTAGGTGCAGCAGCAGGATTATGACCAAACCACGCCTTCTAGTTCTTGAACAAGATGAAATACCCATTTTTGTTTCTCCGATAAATGATGGATATGATGTGATCATATATAGTTGACAAAAATGTGGATGTGGAGAAACCGACATGCAGCAATGATGCACCTGTGACCAGCTAGCTACCTATTCTTGTGGATTAGATAAACATAAATGAATTTTGAGTTGAATGTTGTCCGAATAGTTCTGCATTATAAATGAACTAACTAGAACCAAAtccaactaaaattagaaaatttttatttataaagattCTTGTTTGGAAGATCGAGATACGTCATAGTACTGCTCTCGGTTTGGACGGATAGTCTCTAAACATGAATCACCTTCGTTTCAAATGTAACAACATTGCTAATAAACATCCGATGAACTGAAAGTGGCAAGGACATAGCATCacttatgaaaaaaaaatgagaaaatgagtTATTggaataaaaatttatttttcttatatctatgcttatattatatatagggtaatactaaaaaataaaataactatcCTAATGAGTAAGATAATTAAATACAGATGTCATTtctaaataatattatttaaaataatttaattcataatatggaaaattatttttagaTTGTTTTACTTCATATGAGTTTACACTTATCGTATGAACTAAAACATTCTTAAAGCCACATGGCTGGTACCAAAAATTAagtatttttgtattttttttatcgtactattctttttttaaatttgatgaTTGGGAATTGGTTTCTAATTATGTACTATTAGATtgtagttattttttttatcactaatctatatgtatatttatttattttgtatgacTTAGTTAAAatctatatttaatttatttacataaatagtactactagtatatattaAGATTCAAGATAATTATTCAGGCAATTGCATTCGTTGCATTTTGTTCCGGTTTCATGATTGCTCCAAAAATAGATGGATAAAGACGAAACTTTTGTATGTCATGCCAACTACGATTTCTCAAGAGTAGAATTTGTTTTGTAgctcccataaaaataaaataaaaagttgcATTATGTCTTATCTTTAATCTaatttaatactctctccgttctaAATAGATATCACATTTGAGAATTGACATTGGATTTTAGCAGGTGTTATTTTGTATATTAGatgaaaagataaaataatatatttatattaatgtgagaaatgactttttttataaaatgaaatatgacatctttttgtgggacaaactaaaaagaaaagtgtgacatctattatgggacggatggagtattttgtTGTCATTT
This sequence is a window from Salvia splendens isolate huo1 chromosome 5, SspV2, whole genome shotgun sequence. Protein-coding genes within it:
- the LOC121805717 gene encoding probable xyloglucan endotransglucosylase/hydrolase protein 25; the encoded protein is MGISSCSRTRRRGLVIILLLHLTAAVYGSNYFEDFDITWGGGRGKIVNNGELLTLSLDSTSGSGFQSKKEYLFGKIDMQLKLVPGNSAGTVTAYYLSSQGANHDEIDFEFLGNLSGEPYTIHTNVYSQGKGDREQQFRVWFDPTADFHTYSILWTPQTIVFSVDNVPIREFKNLEKMGVAFPKGQAMRLYSSIWNADEWATRGGLIKTDWSRAPFTAAYTNFGYMAWMPLHLDSSINQAKLRWVQRNFMIYNYCSDAKRFPAGFPPECRA